Proteins from a genomic interval of Oharaeibacter diazotrophicus:
- a CDS encoding hydantoinase B/oxoprolinase family protein: MAGWDFWIDRGGTFTDVIGRDPAGRIHVRKMLSENPGAYRDAAVAGIRAAMGLAEGEPFPPGSVGEVRMGTTVATNALLERKGDRTVFVTTRGLADVLEIGTQDRKKIFAKAIVKPEQLYERVVEIDERVLADGTVERPLDLAAAETALRAAHDAGIRAAAIVLMHGYRFPDHEVAVADLARRIGFGQVSVGHEVSRLIKIVGRGDTTVVDAYLSPILARYVAQVAAELDVERSGARLLFMMSSGGLTGADRFHGRDAILSGPAGGVVGLAATARSAGFPKVIGFDMGGTSTDVAHYDGAFERTFETEVAGVRLRAPMMLIHTVAAGGGSILAYDGARFRVGPESAGAVPGPACYRRGGPLAVTDANLMVGKLDPDHFPRLFGPNRDEPLDRAVVAEKFAKLADAVGDGRGPEEVADGFLRIAVAKMAEAIKKISVQRGYDVTAYALNCFGGAGGQHACMVADALGMREVLIHPLSGLLSAYGMGLAALTASRIETLAVPLDGAGWAALLAAADRLGADARADLRAEGVPADRIAVAVTAHVRYHGTDTALAVAAPGETEDPVAAVRADFLALHAARFGFVDPDKSLVLDAVSVEAVGGGEVPAEAAAAEEEAGAPEPAKIARVYTAGRWHDAPLVRREAMRPGHRIAGPAIVVEPNQTVVVEPGWTARLTGRDHLVLSRTAPREDARAVGTDADPVMLEIFNNLFMSIAEQMGVALQNTAYSVNIKERLDFSCAVFDASGALVANAPHMPVHLGSMDKSVEAVIAGNPMIRPGDVFALNAPYNGGTHLPDITVCTPVFDDAGERLLFWVASRGHHADIGGIAPGSMSPKARTIEEEGVYIDDFKLVEGGILREAALVDLLTGARHPVRNVVQNVNDLKAQIAANARGAAEIRRMIDHFGLDVVEAYMGHVQDNAAESVRRVLATLSDGSFTYAMDDGSEVAVAITIDRARREATVDFSGTSRQRNDNFNAPFPVTRAAVLYVFRVMVDDDIPMNAGCLRPIRIVVPERSMLSPEWPAAVVAGNVEVSQAVTDTLFGALGAMAAAQGTMNNLTFGNDRHQYYETICSGAPAGPGFAGAAAVHTHMTNSRLTDPEVLETRFPVVLDEFSIRRGSGGRGRWSAGDGTRRTIRFLEAMEVAILSGHRVVPPFGLAGGEPGEIGRNTVTRADGRSEDLGGCGSTLVGPGDSVTVVTPTGGGYGTPEVIPAS, from the coding sequence ATGGCCGGCTGGGATTTCTGGATCGACCGCGGCGGCACCTTCACCGACGTGATCGGCCGCGATCCCGCGGGCCGGATCCACGTCCGCAAGATGCTGTCGGAGAACCCCGGCGCCTATCGCGACGCCGCGGTCGCCGGCATCCGCGCGGCGATGGGCCTCGCCGAGGGCGAACCGTTCCCGCCGGGTTCGGTCGGCGAGGTGCGCATGGGCACCACGGTCGCCACCAACGCGCTCTTGGAGCGCAAGGGCGACCGCACCGTCTTCGTCACCACCCGCGGTCTCGCCGACGTGCTGGAGATCGGCACCCAGGACCGCAAGAAGATCTTCGCCAAGGCGATCGTGAAGCCGGAGCAGCTCTACGAGCGCGTCGTCGAGATCGACGAGCGGGTGCTCGCCGACGGCACCGTCGAGCGTCCGCTCGATCTCGCCGCCGCCGAAACCGCGCTGCGCGCCGCCCACGACGCCGGCATCCGTGCCGCCGCGATCGTGTTGATGCACGGCTACCGCTTCCCGGACCACGAGGTCGCCGTCGCCGATCTCGCCCGCCGGATCGGCTTCGGCCAGGTCTCGGTCGGGCACGAGGTGTCCCGGCTGATCAAGATCGTCGGCCGCGGCGACACCACCGTGGTCGACGCCTATCTCTCGCCGATCCTCGCCCGCTACGTCGCCCAGGTCGCCGCCGAACTCGACGTCGAGCGCTCCGGGGCGCGGCTCCTGTTCATGATGTCCTCGGGCGGCCTCACCGGCGCCGACCGCTTTCACGGCCGCGACGCCATCCTGTCCGGCCCGGCGGGCGGGGTCGTCGGCCTCGCCGCGACCGCCCGATCCGCCGGTTTTCCCAAGGTGATCGGTTTCGACATGGGGGGCACGTCGACCGATGTCGCCCACTACGACGGCGCCTTCGAGCGCACCTTCGAGACCGAGGTCGCCGGCGTGCGCCTGCGCGCCCCGATGATGCTGATCCACACCGTCGCCGCCGGCGGCGGCTCGATCCTCGCCTACGACGGTGCCCGCTTCCGCGTCGGCCCGGAATCCGCCGGCGCCGTGCCGGGGCCGGCCTGCTACCGCCGCGGCGGTCCGCTCGCGGTCACCGACGCCAACCTGATGGTCGGCAAGCTCGACCCCGACCACTTCCCGCGCCTGTTCGGCCCTAACCGCGACGAGCCGCTCGACCGCGCCGTGGTCGCGGAGAAGTTCGCCAAACTCGCCGACGCGGTCGGCGACGGCCGCGGTCCCGAGGAGGTCGCCGACGGCTTCCTGCGCATCGCCGTCGCCAAGATGGCCGAGGCGATCAAGAAGATCTCGGTGCAGCGGGGATACGACGTAACCGCCTATGCCCTCAACTGTTTCGGCGGTGCCGGCGGCCAGCACGCCTGCATGGTCGCCGACGCCCTCGGCATGCGCGAGGTGCTGATCCACCCGCTCTCCGGCCTGCTCTCGGCCTACGGCATGGGCCTCGCCGCGCTCACCGCCTCGCGGATCGAGACCCTCGCCGTGCCGCTCGACGGCGCCGGCTGGGCGGCGCTGCTCGCCGCTGCGGACAGGCTCGGTGCCGACGCTCGCGCCGATCTCCGCGCCGAGGGCGTGCCGGCCGATCGGATCGCCGTCGCGGTCACCGCCCATGTCCGCTACCACGGCACCGACACCGCGCTCGCCGTCGCGGCCCCCGGGGAGACCGAGGATCCGGTTGCGGCCGTCCGCGCCGACTTCCTCGCCCTCCACGCCGCCCGCTTCGGCTTCGTCGATCCCGACAAGTCCTTGGTGTTGGACGCGGTTTCGGTCGAGGCGGTCGGCGGCGGCGAGGTGCCGGCCGAGGCCGCGGCCGCCGAGGAGGAGGCCGGCGCGCCCGAACCGGCCAAGATCGCCCGCGTCTACACCGCCGGCCGCTGGCACGACGCGCCGCTGGTGCGGCGGGAGGCGATGCGCCCCGGGCACCGGATCGCCGGGCCGGCGATCGTGGTCGAGCCGAACCAGACCGTGGTGGTCGAGCCCGGCTGGACCGCCCGCCTGACCGGCCGCGACCATCTGGTCCTCTCCCGCACCGCCCCGCGCGAGGACGCCCGCGCCGTCGGCACCGACGCCGACCCGGTGATGCTCGAGATCTTCAACAACCTGTTCATGTCGATCGCCGAGCAGATGGGGGTGGCGCTCCAGAACACCGCCTACTCGGTCAACATCAAGGAAAGACTGGACTTTTCCTGCGCCGTCTTCGACGCCTCCGGCGCCCTCGTCGCCAACGCGCCGCACATGCCGGTGCATCTCGGTTCGATGGACAAGTCGGTCGAGGCGGTGATCGCGGGCAACCCGATGATCCGCCCCGGCGACGTTTTCGCCCTCAACGCCCCCTACAACGGCGGTACCCACCTGCCCGACATCACCGTCTGCACCCCGGTCTTCGACGACGCCGGGGAGCGTCTGCTGTTCTGGGTGGCGAGCCGGGGGCACCATGCCGACATCGGCGGCATCGCCCCGGGATCGATGTCCCCGAAGGCGCGGACGATCGAGGAGGAGGGCGTCTACATCGACGATTTCAAGCTGGTCGAGGGCGGAATCCTCAGGGAAGCCGCGCTCGTCGACCTTCTCACCGGGGCCCGTCACCCGGTCCGCAACGTCGTCCAGAACGTCAACGATCTGAAAGCCCAGATCGCCGCCAACGCCCGCGGTGCCGCCGAGATCCGGCGCATGATCGACCATTTCGGCCTCGACGTCGTCGAGGCCTACATGGGCCACGTCCAGGACAACGCCGCCGAGAGCGTCCGCCGCGTGCTCGCGACCCTTTCCGACGGGTCCTTCACCTATGCCATGGACGACGGGTCCGAGGTGGCGGTGGCGATCACGATCGACCGTGCGCGGCGTGAAGCGACCGTCGACTTTTCGGGAACCAGCCGTCAACGGAACGACAACTTCAACGCGCCCTTCCCGGTGACGCGGGCGGCGGTGCTCTACGTCTTCCGCGTCATGGTCGACGACGACATCCCGATGAACGCCGGTTGCCTCCGACCGATCCGGATCGTCGTGCCGGAGCGCTCGATGTTGTCGCCGGAATGGCCGGCGGCGGTGGTGGCGGGCAACGTCGAGGTCAGCCAGGCGGTGACCGACACCCTGTTCGGGGCGCTCGGAGCGATGGCGGCCGCCCAGGGCACCATGAACAACCTGACCTTCGGCAACGACCGCCACCAGTATTACGAGACGATCTGCTCGGGCGCCCCGGCCGGCCCCGGTTTCGCCGGCGCGGCGGCGGTGCACACCCACATGACCAACTCCCGCCTCACCGACCCCGAGGTGCTGGAGACCCGCTTCCCGGTGGTGCTCGACGAGTTCTCGATCCGCCGCGGCTCCGGCGGCCGCGGCCGCTGGTCGGCCGGCGACGGCACCCGCCGCACCATCCGCTTCCTCGAGGCGATGGAGGTGGCGATCCTCTCCGGCCACCGGGTGGTGCCGCCCTTCGGCCTTGCCGGCGGCGAACCCGGGGAGATCGGCCGCAACACCGTGACCCGCGCCGACGGCCGCAGCGAGGATCTCGGCGGCTGCGGCTCGACCCTGGTCGGACCCGGGGACAGCGTCACCGTGGTGACGCCCACCGGCGGCGGCTACGGCACGCCGGAAGTCATTCCCGCTTCGTAA
- the apaG gene encoding Co2+/Mg2+ efflux protein ApaG — MFTAVTGTIAISVDPVYRPDESAPDERRWTWSYRVVIENRGGTAVQLLTRRWLITDGRGVTREVAGRGVVGQQPSIPPGGRFEYTSGCPLDTPTGFMVGSYRMITEDGDTLDVAIPAFPLDLPDAPRVLN; from the coding sequence ATGTTCACCGCCGTCACCGGAACCATCGCCATCAGCGTCGATCCGGTCTACCGGCCGGACGAGTCCGCGCCGGACGAGCGGCGCTGGACGTGGTCCTACCGGGTCGTCATCGAGAACCGCGGCGGCACCGCCGTGCAGCTCCTCACCCGGCGCTGGCTGATCACCGACGGGCGCGGCGTCACCCGCGAGGTCGCCGGCCGCGGCGTCGTCGGCCAGCAGCCGTCGATCCCGCCGGGCGGCCGGTTCGAGTACACCAGCGGCTGCCCGCTCGACACCCCGACCGGCTTCATGGTCGGCAGCTACCGCATGATCACCGAGGACGGCGACACCCTCGACGTCGCCATCCCCGCCTTCCCGCTCGACCTGCCGGACGCCCCGCGGGTTCTCAACTGA
- a CDS encoding CDP-alcohol phosphatidyltransferase family protein yields MFDARLRPLIDPPLAALARRLAGLGVSADALTIVGFAVGMAAAAAIAVEAYGLALALVAANRILDGLDGPLARVRGPTDRGGFLDVTLDFAFYGAIPLAFAVADPDANAPAAAAVLAAFYVNGAAFLAFAALAEKRGLSTSAQGRKSIYYLAGLAEGAETVAVFLLWCAFPAAFPALASAMAVLTAVSAAARIVAAARTLGNGAPPDGG; encoded by the coding sequence ATGTTCGACGCCCGCCTCCGGCCGCTGATCGACCCGCCGCTCGCCGCGCTCGCCCGCCGCCTCGCCGGTCTCGGTGTCTCGGCCGACGCCCTGACGATCGTGGGCTTTGCCGTCGGCATGGCCGCGGCGGCGGCGATCGCGGTAGAAGCCTACGGCCTCGCCCTGGCGCTGGTGGCGGCGAACCGGATCCTCGACGGCCTCGACGGCCCGCTCGCCCGGGTCCGCGGCCCGACCGATCGCGGCGGCTTCCTCGACGTCACCCTCGACTTCGCCTTCTACGGCGCGATCCCGCTCGCCTTCGCGGTGGCCGACCCCGACGCCAACGCTCCGGCGGCGGCGGCGGTGCTCGCCGCCTTCTACGTCAACGGCGCCGCCTTCCTCGCCTTCGCGGCGCTCGCCGAGAAGCGCGGGCTGTCGACGTCGGCGCAGGGGCGGAAGTCGATCTACTATCTCGCCGGCCTCGCCGAAGGCGCGGAGACCGTGGCGGTGTTCCTGCTTTGGTGCGCCTTTCCGGCCGCCTTCCCGGCGCTGGCGAGCGCGATGGCGGTGCTGACCGCGGTGTCGGCGGCGGCGCGGATCGTCGCGGCTGCGCGCACGCTCGGGAACGGCGCGCCGCCGGACGGCGGATGA
- a CDS encoding O-succinylhomoserine sulfhydrylase — protein MTNDARRWHPDTALVHGGTMRSAFGETSEALFLTQGYVYASAEEAEARFLNKSPGYQYSRFSNPTVTMFEERMAILEGAEVARATATGMAAVTAAILSQVSAGDHVVAARALFGSCRYIVEDLCPRFGVECTLVDGRDLAAWEAAVRPNTKAFFLESPTNPTLEVVDIAAVAEIAHAAGARLVVDNVFATPMWQKPLTLGADVVCYSATKHIDGQGRCLGGVVLCSQEFLDKHLQVFIRQTGPSMSPFNAWVLLKGLETLGLRVERQTDSAGKVAAALKRHPKVAKVIYPGDPDHPQADLCTRQMVKGSTMVAFEVAGGKEAAFAVENALGIVKISNNLGDAKSLITHPATTTHQRLSEEARQELGIGQGLLRLSVGLEHPDDLIADLLGALDRA, from the coding sequence ATGACGAACGACGCACGCCGCTGGCATCCCGACACTGCCCTGGTGCACGGCGGCACGATGCGATCGGCCTTCGGCGAGACGTCGGAGGCGCTGTTCCTGACCCAGGGCTATGTCTACGCCAGCGCCGAGGAGGCCGAGGCGCGCTTCCTCAACAAGAGCCCGGGCTACCAGTATTCGCGCTTCTCCAACCCGACCGTGACCATGTTCGAGGAGCGCATGGCGATCCTCGAGGGCGCCGAGGTGGCGCGCGCCACCGCCACCGGCATGGCCGCGGTCACCGCCGCGATCCTGTCGCAGGTTTCGGCCGGCGACCACGTCGTCGCCGCCCGCGCCCTGTTCGGCTCGTGCCGCTACATCGTCGAGGACCTCTGTCCGCGCTTCGGCGTCGAATGCACCCTGGTCGACGGGCGCGACCTCGCCGCCTGGGAAGCCGCGGTCCGGCCGAACACCAAGGCCTTCTTCCTCGAGAGCCCGACCAACCCGACCCTCGAGGTGGTCGACATCGCCGCCGTCGCCGAAATCGCCCACGCCGCCGGCGCCCGCCTCGTGGTCGACAACGTGTTCGCCACCCCGATGTGGCAGAAGCCGCTGACGCTCGGCGCCGACGTGGTGTGCTACTCGGCCACCAAGCACATCGACGGCCAGGGCCGCTGTCTCGGCGGCGTGGTGCTGTGCTCGCAGGAGTTCCTCGACAAGCACCTCCAGGTCTTCATCCGCCAGACCGGCCCGTCGATGAGCCCGTTCAACGCCTGGGTCCTGCTGAAGGGCCTCGAGACCCTGGGGCTGCGCGTCGAGCGCCAGACCGACAGCGCCGGCAAGGTCGCCGCCGCGCTGAAGCGCCACCCGAAGGTCGCCAAGGTGATCTACCCCGGCGATCCCGACCATCCCCAGGCCGATCTCTGCACCCGGCAGATGGTCAAGGGCTCGACCATGGTCGCCTTCGAGGTCGCCGGCGGCAAGGAAGCCGCCTTCGCGGTCGAGAACGCGCTCGGGATCGTCAAGATCTCCAACAACCTCGGCGACGCCAAGAGCCTCATTACCCATCCGGCGACCACCACGCACCAGCGTCTCTCGGAAGAGGCCCGGCAGGAACTCGGCATCGGCCAGGGCCTCCTGCGCCTCTCGGTCGGCCTCGAGCACCCCGACGATCTGATCGCCGACCTCCTCGGCGCGCTCGACCGCGCCTGA
- a CDS encoding DUF2189 domain-containing protein: MVDVGGTAVPYRPPVVRAVTGADIRAALVAGLDDFRAAPAYGLFFGAVYALGGVLLVAAVTVLHMPWLGYPLAAGFALVGPFVAVGLYEVSRRIEAAAPLSWAGVLGAVWAQRGREFSWLAFVTLFVFLIWMYQVRLLLALFLGFKSFASFAGFLTVIFTTPEGLMFLAVGHVVGAALSIAVFSLTVVSFPLLLDRDVDFVTAMITSVKAVVTSPGPMLGWAAVVVVSLILAAIPMFLGLVIVLPVLGHTTWHLYRRLVAPEQG; this comes from the coding sequence ATGGTGGACGTCGGGGGGACGGCGGTGCCGTATCGGCCGCCGGTGGTGAGGGCGGTGACGGGGGCGGACATCCGGGCGGCGCTGGTCGCGGGGCTCGACGACTTCCGCGCGGCGCCGGCCTACGGGCTGTTCTTCGGGGCGGTCTACGCCCTCGGCGGCGTCCTGCTGGTGGCGGCGGTGACGGTGCTGCACATGCCCTGGCTCGGCTATCCCCTGGCGGCGGGCTTCGCGCTGGTCGGGCCGTTCGTGGCGGTCGGGCTCTACGAGGTCAGCCGGCGGATCGAGGCGGCGGCGCCGCTCTCGTGGGCCGGCGTGCTCGGCGCGGTCTGGGCGCAGCGCGGGCGGGAGTTCTCCTGGCTCGCCTTCGTGACGCTGTTCGTGTTCCTGATCTGGATGTACCAGGTCCGCCTGCTGCTGGCGCTCTTCCTCGGCTTCAAGTCCTTCGCCAGCTTCGCCGGCTTCCTGACGGTGATCTTCACCACGCCCGAGGGCCTGATGTTCCTCGCGGTCGGCCACGTCGTCGGCGCCGCGCTGTCGATCGCGGTGTTCTCGCTGACGGTGGTGTCCTTCCCGCTGCTGCTCGACCGCGACGTCGACTTCGTCACCGCCATGATCACCAGCGTCAAGGCGGTGGTGACCAGCCCGGGGCCGATGCTCGGCTGGGCCGCCGTGGTGGTGGTCTCGCTGATCCTGGCGGCGATCCCGATGTTCCTAGGCCTCGTGATCGTGCTGCCGGTGCTCGGCCACACCACCTGGCACCTCTACCGCCGTCTGGTCGCGCCCGAGCAAGGATGA
- a CDS encoding ceramidase domain-containing protein has product MDWWRPVDLYCERLGPDFWAEPVNALTNLAFVAAGLYGLARAVRAGADGLVRLLCLWVVAIGVGSFLFHTVATPWAGLADTLPIWSFVAVYVPFALRRFLGLTPGRVVLVLAIGVAVVAAVVAALPPWASAASNGTVQYLPAVLALGAFTVELARRGHPAGRPVAAAAAVFVPSLAARTADMAVCAALPLGTHFLWHLLNAAMLALLLVAAVDHGTRAPVGK; this is encoded by the coding sequence ATGGACTGGTGGCGGCCGGTCGACCTCTATTGCGAGCGGCTCGGGCCGGACTTCTGGGCCGAACCGGTCAACGCGCTGACCAACCTCGCCTTCGTCGCGGCCGGCCTCTACGGACTGGCGCGGGCGGTGCGGGCCGGGGCGGACGGGCTGGTCAGGCTGCTCTGCCTGTGGGTGGTGGCGATCGGGGTCGGCTCCTTCCTGTTCCACACCGTGGCGACGCCCTGGGCGGGCCTCGCCGACACGCTGCCGATCTGGAGTTTCGTCGCCGTCTACGTGCCCTTCGCGCTCCGCCGCTTCCTCGGCCTGACGCCGGGAAGGGTCGTCCTGGTGCTGGCGATCGGCGTCGCGGTCGTGGCGGCCGTGGTGGCGGCGCTGCCGCCGTGGGCGTCGGCGGCGAGCAACGGCACGGTGCAATACCTCCCGGCGGTGCTCGCGCTCGGCGCCTTCACCGTGGAACTCGCCCGCCGCGGCCATCCGGCGGGGCGCCCGGTGGCGGCCGCGGCGGCGGTGTTCGTGCCGTCGCTGGCGGCGCGCACGGCCGACATGGCGGTCTGCGCCGCGCTGCCGCTCGGCACCCACTTCCTCTGGCACCTCCTCAACGCCGCCATGCTGGCGCTGCTGCTCGTCGCGGCGGTCGACCACGGCACGCGGGCGCCCGTGGGAAAGTGA
- a CDS encoding cisplatin damage response ATP-dependent DNA ligase, which yields MNRFAALLDALAYEPRRNAKLALVERYLRETPDPDRGFGLAALTGGLDLPNAKPGLVRALIAERTDPVLFALSYDYVGDLSETVALMWPGPAARPNEPPPALAEVVGALATASRTEIPRLLSRWLDLLDEAGRFALLKLVTGGLRIGVSARLAKTALARLGGREADEVEEVWHGLAPPYEALFAWLEGRADRPDAVDAAPFRTPMLAHPLEPRDTEGLDPALFRAEWKWDGIRVQAAAGRGRDGRRIARLFSRSGDDVSAAFPDVVERLGFDGAIDGELLILQDGRVQPFATLQQRLNRKSVTPKLLSEMPAGIRAYDLLAEGGEDLRPLPFTERRARLEALVARLADPMIDLSPLVPFATWDDLAAARADPAGHGAGADADAVEGVMIKRAAAPYLPGRVRGEWFKWKRDPFEVDAVLMYAQRGHGKRSSFYSDYTFGVWRAGPEGRELVPVGKAYFGFTDEELKEIDRFVRQNTVARFGPVREVVHEETAGLVLQVAFEGLARSARHRSGLAMRFPRIARLRWDKKPAEADGIETLTALLPAEG from the coding sequence GTGAACCGCTTCGCCGCCCTCCTCGACGCCCTCGCCTACGAGCCGCGGCGCAACGCCAAGCTGGCGCTGGTCGAGCGCTATCTGCGCGAGACGCCCGATCCCGACCGCGGCTTCGGCCTCGCCGCCCTCACCGGCGGCCTCGACCTGCCGAACGCCAAGCCCGGCCTCGTGCGCGCCCTGATCGCCGAGCGCACCGACCCGGTGCTGTTCGCCCTCTCCTACGACTATGTCGGCGACCTCTCCGAGACCGTCGCGCTGATGTGGCCGGGGCCGGCGGCGCGGCCGAACGAACCGCCGCCGGCGCTCGCCGAGGTGGTCGGCGCGCTGGCGACGGCCTCGCGCACGGAGATCCCGCGGCTGCTTTCGCGCTGGCTCGACCTCCTCGACGAGGCCGGCCGCTTCGCCCTCCTGAAGCTCGTCACCGGCGGCCTCCGGATCGGCGTGTCGGCCCGGCTCGCCAAGACCGCGCTCGCCCGGCTCGGCGGCCGCGAGGCCGACGAGGTCGAGGAGGTCTGGCACGGCCTCGCACCGCCCTACGAGGCCCTGTTCGCCTGGCTCGAGGGCCGCGCCGACCGGCCCGACGCCGTCGACGCCGCGCCGTTCCGAACGCCGATGCTCGCCCACCCGCTGGAGCCACGCGACACGGAGGGCCTCGACCCCGCCCTCTTCCGCGCCGAGTGGAAGTGGGACGGCATCCGCGTCCAGGCCGCCGCCGGCCGCGGCCGCGACGGCCGGCGGATCGCCCGGCTGTTCTCGCGCTCGGGCGACGACGTCTCGGCCGCCTTCCCGGACGTGGTCGAGCGGCTCGGCTTCGACGGCGCGATCGACGGCGAGCTGCTGATCCTCCAGGACGGCCGCGTCCAGCCCTTCGCCACCCTGCAGCAGCGCCTCAACCGCAAGAGCGTGACGCCGAAGCTGCTTTCCGAGATGCCCGCCGGCATCCGCGCCTACGACCTCCTCGCCGAGGGCGGCGAGGATCTCCGACCGCTGCCCTTCACCGAGCGCCGCGCCCGTCTGGAGGCGCTGGTCGCCCGGCTCGCCGACCCGATGATCGACCTCTCCCCGCTGGTCCCGTTCGCGACCTGGGACGACCTTGCCGCCGCCCGCGCCGATCCCGCCGGCCACGGCGCCGGGGCCGACGCCGACGCGGTCGAGGGCGTGATGATCAAGCGCGCCGCCGCGCCCTACCTGCCCGGCCGGGTCCGCGGCGAGTGGTTCAAGTGGAAGCGCGATCCCTTCGAGGTCGACGCCGTGCTGATGTACGCCCAGCGCGGCCACGGCAAGCGCTCGTCCTTCTATTCCGACTACACATTCGGCGTCTGGCGCGCCGGGCCGGAAGGCCGCGAGCTGGTGCCGGTCGGCAAGGCCTATTTCGGCTTCACCGACGAGGAGCTGAAGGAGATCGACCGCTTCGTGCGCCAGAACACCGTCGCCCGCTTCGGCCCGGTCCGCGAGGTGGTGCACGAGGAGACCGCCGGCCTCGTGCTCCAGGTCGCCTTCGAGGGCCTCGCCCGCTCGGCGCGCCACCGCTCCGGCCTCGCGATGCGCTTCCCCCGGATCGCCCGGCTGCGCTGGGACAAGAAGCCCGCCGAGGCCGACGGCATCGAGACGCTCACCGCCCTGTTGCCGGCGGAGGGGTGA
- a CDS encoding ligase-associated DNA damage response exonuclease has translation MRSAEDVLSLDAAGLYCKPGGFHVDPMRPVARAIVTHGHSDHARPGHGVVAATEETLAIMAIRCGEGFCGSRRALAYGETVRVGEVDVTLFPAGHVLGSAQVLIEWRGFRVVISGDYKRERDPTCAAFEPVRCDAFVTEATFALPVFRHPPAAGEVGKLLASLALFPERAHLVGAYSLGKAQRVIALAREAGHDAPILIHGALDKLCRFYEAAGVPLGPLEPATGRNKADLAGKLVICPPSATRDAWARRFPDPVTAFASGWMRIRARARQAGAELPLVISDHADWDDLCETILDTEAEEVWVTHGQEEALVHWCGENGIRARPLHLIGYGEEEDAAPAADPAASPAPGPDASAAGGEPAP, from the coding sequence ATGCGCAGCGCCGAAGACGTCCTCTCCCTCGACGCCGCCGGGCTCTACTGCAAGCCCGGCGGCTTCCACGTCGATCCGATGCGCCCGGTCGCCCGGGCGATCGTCACCCACGGCCATTCCGACCACGCCCGTCCCGGCCACGGCGTCGTCGCCGCCACCGAGGAGACGCTGGCGATCATGGCGATCCGCTGCGGCGAGGGCTTCTGCGGGTCCCGCCGCGCCCTCGCCTACGGCGAGACCGTGCGCGTCGGCGAGGTCGACGTCACGCTGTTTCCGGCCGGCCACGTGCTCGGCTCGGCGCAGGTGCTGATCGAATGGCGCGGTTTCCGCGTGGTGATCTCCGGCGACTACAAGCGCGAACGCGACCCGACCTGTGCCGCCTTCGAGCCGGTACGCTGCGACGCCTTCGTCACCGAGGCGACCTTCGCGCTGCCGGTGTTCCGCCACCCGCCCGCGGCCGGCGAGGTCGGAAAACTGCTCGCCAGCCTCGCGCTCTTCCCCGAGCGCGCCCATCTCGTCGGCGCCTATTCGCTCGGCAAGGCGCAACGGGTGATCGCGCTCGCCCGCGAAGCCGGCCACGACGCGCCGATCCTGATCCACGGCGCGCTCGACAAGCTCTGCCGCTTCTACGAGGCCGCCGGCGTGCCGCTCGGCCCGCTCGAACCGGCGACCGGACGGAACAAGGCCGACCTCGCCGGCAAGCTGGTGATCTGCCCGCCGTCGGCGACCCGCGACGCCTGGGCGCGGCGCTTTCCCGACCCGGTCACCGCCTTCGCCTCCGGCTGGATGCGCATCCGTGCCCGCGCCCGTCAGGCCGGCGCCGAACTGCCGCTGGTGATCTCCGACCACGCCGACTGGGACGACCTCTGCGAGACCATCCTCGACACCGAGGCCGAGGAGGTCTGGGTCACCCACGGCCAGGAGGAGGCGCTGGTGCACTGGTGCGGCGAGAACGGCATCCGCGCCCGCCCGCTGCACCTGATCGGCTACGGCGAGGAGGAGGACGCCGCGCCCGCCGCCGATCCCGCCGCGTCCCCCGCGCCCGGTCCGGACGCGTCCGCGGCCGGCGGGGAGCCGGCGCCGTGA